From the genome of Neodiprion pinetum isolate iyNeoPine1 chromosome 3, iyNeoPine1.2, whole genome shotgun sequence, one region includes:
- the LOC124214935 gene encoding uncharacterized protein, which produces MPKVLKDSRYVTRRQRRRQIKEEYRKLCNTNDNSSIPRHIPATVCTCTDTKSNTAEFNNGGITADVQLDPIDSNNIALSEPIHENLNDNVNFSDSSGGSLPQKCKPDPNIDKSDLRNDLRNWVVNCCINHSNVNALLKILVKHGHDVPLDARTLLQTPRKLEIIDMSPGHYYHFGLAQGLVRSVAKYYSTENCPKELQININVDGLPLTKSSGSQFWPILASIETDFYTEPFIVGLYHGNEKPHDSNEFMKYFTEECDRIIDAGLSIGNKTVPIKINAFVSDTPAKCFITGTKGHNAYFGCGKCVQEGEFIDNRVTYPETTARLRTNESFRLKTNEEHHKKTSILENLFIDMILDFPIDYMHLVCLGVMKKLLQFWIKGNKDVRMTNFHRKRASDLLLSLNKSISKEFSRKARPLEEVDRFKATELRQLLLYTGPIVFLDNLPSDKYNHFLCLSVAIRILASPEYHIKLNDYARQLLQYFVESFPLLYGHQHVSYNVHNLIHLCNDVKLKGPLDKFSAFKFENYMQKIKKLLITSSKPLAQLIKRHQEECKINVQSEKFEYPIIKYANIEETSNGKKNIQSIRYRDFFISTKIPDNCCCLKDGAIIEVSRIHLENKIIYLTGQKFLNPKSFFKIPCESSKIGIQLVDRQHQLVKVCISNIKLKCLKFKLTDSENVVTPLLHHS; this is translated from the coding sequence ATGCCTAAGGTATTGAAAGATTCTCGGTATGTGACGAGAAGGCAACGAAGACGTCAAATTAAAGAAGAGTATCGGAAACTCTGTAATACCAATGACAATTCATCGATTCCTCGCCATATCCCAGCAACAGTTTGTACTTGTACAGATACAAAGTCTAATACAGCTGAGTTCAACAATGGTGGCATTACTGCAGACGTACAGCTTGATCCAATAGATTCCAACAATATTGCCTTAAGTGAACCTATTCACGAAAACCTCAATGATAATGTCAACTTTAGTGACAGTAGTGGTGGTAGCTTGCCTCAAAAATGCAAGCCGGACCCTAACATTGATAAATCAGACTTACGGAATGATCTTCGAAACTGGGTTGTTAATTGTTGCATCAATCATAGCAATGTTAATgctttattgaaaattttagttAAACATGGACACGACGTACCTCTAGATGCAAGAACTTTACTTCAAACTCCTCGAAAGCTGGAAATTATTGATATGAGTCCTGggcattattatcattttggtCTAGCGCAAGGTTTAGTAAGAAGTGTTGCCAAGTATTATTCAACTGAAAATTGTCCGAAAGAATTACAAATCAACATTAATGTCGATGGACTTCCCTTGACAAAAAGTTCAGGCAGCCAATTTTGGCCTATACTAGCATCTATCGAAACAGATTTTTACACCGAACCCTTCATCGTCGGTCTATATCATGGTAATGAGAAGCCTCATGATAGTAATGAATTTATGAAGTACTTCACCGAAGAGTGTGATAGGATCATTGATGCAGGTTTGAGTATAGGTAATAAAACAGTTCCCATTAAAATTAATGCATTTGTTTCCGATACACCTGCGAAATGTTTCATTACTGGAACCAAAGGGCATAACGCTTATTTTGGCTGTGGGAAATGTGTGCAGGAAGGAGAATTCATTGATAATCGAGTGACATACCCTGAGACAACAGCAAGATTACGAACTAACGAATCATTTAGACTGAAAACCAATGAAGAGCATCACAAAAAAACATCTATCCTTGAAAACTTATTTATCGACATGATATTAGATTTTCCAATAGATTATATGCACTTGGTCTGTTTAGGTGTAATGAAAAAACTGTTACAGTTTTGGATCAAAGGAAACAAAGATGTTAgaatgacaaattttcaccgtaAACGAGCGTCAGATCTATTACTATCATTAAATAAATCCATATCAAAAGAATTTTCGAGAAAGGCAAGACCTTTGGAGGAAGTAGATCGGTTCAAGGCTACTGAACTACGACAGTTGTTATTATATACTGGACCAATAGTATTTCTCGATAATTTGCCGAGTGACAAATACAATCATTTCCTATGCTTGAGCGTTGCGATTCGAATTTTAGCGAGCCCTGAATACCACATAAAATTGAACGATTATGCCAGACAACTGCTACAGTATTTTGTTGAATCTTTTCCATTACTCTATGGTCACCAGCATGTGTCATACAACGTGCATAATTTGATACACCTTTGTAATGATGTAAAGTTGAAAGGGCCTCTAGATAAATTTAGTGcgtttaaatttgaaaattatatgcaaaaaattaaaaagttatTAATAACATCCAGCAAGCCTTTAGCACAACTTATAAAACGTCATCAAGAAGAATGTAAAATCAACGTCcaatctgaaaaatttgaatatccaATCATAAAATATGCAAACATTGAAGAGACCAGTAATGgcaaaaaaaacattcaatcTATTCGGTatcgtgatttttttataagtaCAAAAATTCCTGACAATTGCTGTTGCTTAAAAGATGGTGCAATTATCGAAGTATCGAGAATTCatctcgaaaataaaataatatatctaACAggtcagaaatttttaaacccgAAATCATTCTTCAAAATACCATGTGAATCTTCAAAAATTGGAATACAACTTGTTGATAGACAGCATCAACTTGTGAAAGTTTGCATTTCCAACattaaattgaaatgtctaaaattcaaattaaccGATAGTGAAAATGTGGTCACTCCATTGTTGCATCATTCATAA